In Nicotiana tabacum cultivar K326 chromosome 21, ASM71507v2, whole genome shotgun sequence, one DNA window encodes the following:
- the LOC107770578 gene encoding L-type lectin-domain containing receptor kinase IX.1-like has protein sequence MIPFMSSKMNSISLFITFFLIPFVNSVYFKIPRFGPDVTDILYEGDAVASVGEIEFNKFTYLCRVAHAIYKEKVPIWDPDSTKLADFSTHFSFTIDTLNSSLYGHGIAFFLAPVGFQIPPNSDGGFLGLFNTTTSDSAQNQIVVVEFDSFSNPEWDPPFEHVGINKNSIASSETAPWNVSLHSGDPIDAWITYNSTTKNLSVFWNYGKGSNSSISYIINLREVLPSWITIGFSAATGKNVERHTLESWEFSSSLDMEELGGNGRRKIGLIAGLTALGGVLFVSAILALVILRKWRRRKMKRNPETISLTSFNNDLEKGTGPKKFSYEELDTSTNHFSEERKLGEGGFGEVYKGYLIDLDIAIAVKKISRGSKQGKKEYITEVKVISRLRHRNLVQLIGWCHDQGKFLLVYEFMPNGSLDCHLFGKRNPLSWNTRYKISLGLASALLYLHEEWEQCVIHRDIKSSNVMLDSSFNVKLGDFGLARLMDHELGPQTTGLAGTLGYLAPEYIKTGRASKESDVYSFGIVALEIATGRKSVDPGTGKSDAGLVEYVWELYGKGKLLSVVDEKLNLDFDAKQVERLMITGLWCAHPESNLRPSIRQAIHVLNFEASLPNLPVKMPVPVYYLPGSGELGVSLGEPTMTCTSIDVGR, from the coding sequence ATGATACCATTTATGTCTTCTAAAATGAACTCTATTTCTCTCTTTATTACCTTCTTTCTAATTCCGTTTGTAAATTCAGTCTACTTTAAAATACCACGTTTTGGTCCGGACGTGACTGATATACTCTATGAAGGAGATGCAGTTGCTTCTGTAGGAGAGATTGAGTTTAACAAATTTACTTATCTTTGTCGCGTGGCTCATGCTATCTATAAAGAGAAAGTACCAATTTGGGATCccgactctactaaacttgctgaTTTCTCCACACATTTTTCGTTCACTATCGATACCCTAAATAGTTCCTTGTATGGTCATGGCATTGCATTTTTCCTCGCTCCGGTTGGTTTTCAGATTCCACCTAACTCAGATGGTGGTTTTCTTGGACTGTTCAATACTACCACCAGTGATTCAGCTCAGAACCAAATCGTTGTTGTTGAGTTTGACTCGTTTTCCAACCCCGAATGGGATCCTCCATTCGAACATGTTGGTATAAACAAGAATTCTATTGCTTCATCTGAGACAGCTCCTTGGAATGTTAGTTTACATAGTGGAGATCCTATTGATGCATGGATTACTTACAATTCTACGACAAAAAATCTAAGTGTCTTTTGGAACTATGGAAAAGGCTCCAATTCCAGCATATCTTATATAATAAACCTTAGAGAGGTTCTGCCTTCATGGATAACGATAGGATTCTCTGCTGCAACGGGTAAAAATGTTGAAAGACATACACTTGAATCGTGGGAGTTCAGCTCGAGTCTTGATATGGAAGAGTTAGGGGGAAATGGTCGCAGAAAGATTGGATTGATTGCAGGGTTAACAGCATTAGGAGGAGTTTTGTTTGTGAGCGCGATTTTGGCTTTAGTAATATTGAGGAAATGGAGACGACGAAAGATGAAGAGAAATCCAGAGACAATAAGCTTAACATCTTTCAATAATGATCTTGAAAAGGGAACAGGACCGAAAAAGTTTTCTTATGAAGAGCTCGATACTTCAACCAATCACTTCTCAGAGGAACGAAAGTTAGGCGAAGGAGGATTTGGAGAAGTTTATAAAGGTTACCTCATAGATCTTGATATCGCGATTGCTGTGAAGAAGATCTCGAGAGGGTCTAAGCAAGGGAAAAAGGAATACATAACCGAGGTGAAGGTTATAAGTCGGTTAAGACATAGAAATCTTGTGCAGCTAATTGGTTGGTGTCATGACCAAGGTAAGTTCTTACTTGTTTACGAATTCATGCCAAATGGTAGTTTAGATTGTCACTTATTTGGTAAAAGGAATCCTCTTAGTTGGAATACGAGGTATAAGATATCACTCGGATTAGCATCCGCTTTGCTATATCTACACGAAGAATGGGAGCAGTGTGTGATCCACAGAGACATCAAATCGAGTAATGTAATGCTCGATTCGAGTTTTAATGTCAAGCTCGGTGATTTTGGCTTAGCTAGACTAATGGACCATGAATTAGGTCCTCAGACTACAGGATTGGCTGGAACTTTAGGTTATTTGGCTCCCGAATACATAAAAACAGGCCGAGCAAGTAAAGAGTCAGATGTATATAGCTTCGGAATAGTTGCACTAGAAATTGCAACTGGAAGAAAATCAGTAGATCCGGGGACGGGGAAATCTGATGCAGGGTTAGTGGAGTATGTTTGGGAGCTTTATGGTAAAGGAAAACTTCTTTCTGTTGTTGATGAGAAATTAAACCTGGATTTTGACGCGAAACAAGTAGAGCGATTGATGATTACCGGGTTATGGTGTGCTCATCCGGAGAGCAATCTGAGGCCATCCATAAGACAAGCAATTCATGTTCTGAATTTTGAGGCATCCTTGCCTAATCTACCTGTGAAAATGCCAGTTCCTGTGTATTATTTACCTGGTTCTGGTGAACTAGGAGTTAGCTTGGGGGAGCCTACAATGACTTGCACAAGCATAGATGTGGGTCGTTAA
- the LOC107770579 gene encoding protein BRICK 1, whose amino-acid sequence MARAGGITNAVNVGIAVQADWENREFISHISLNVRKLFDFLVQFEATTKSKLATLNEKLDTLERRLELLEVQVTTATANPALFNV is encoded by the exons ATGGCTAGAGCCGGCGGAATTACCAACGCCGTGAATGTAGGTATAGCAGTACAAGCCGATTGGGAGAATCGTGAATTCATTTCTCACATCTCCCTTAACGTCCGTAAACTTTTCGACTTCCTCGTCCAATTCG AGGCAACGACGAAGAGTAAATTGGCGACACTGAATGAGAAGCTCGATACACTTGAACGTCGCTTGGAACTGCTTGAAGTACAAGTCACCACAGCCACTGCTAATCCAGCTCTGTTTAATGTGTGA